A section of the Myxocyprinus asiaticus isolate MX2 ecotype Aquarium Trade chromosome 22, UBuf_Myxa_2, whole genome shotgun sequence genome encodes:
- the cfl1 gene encoding cofilin-1 translates to MASGVTVEENVLTIFNEMKVRKAQANEEERRKRKKAVLFCLSEDKKHIIMEEGQEILQGDEGDPYLKFVKMLPPEDCRYALYDATYETKETKKEDLVFIFWAPENAPLKSKMIYASSKDAIKKKFTGIKHEWQVNGLDDIKDRKTLAEKLGGSSVISLEGKPLND, encoded by the exons GCCTCCGGAGTTACAGTGGAAGAGAATGTGTTGACGATCTTCAATGAGATGAAGGTCCGCAAGGCTCAGGCCAACGAGGaggagaggaggaagagaaagaaGGCTGTTCTCTTCTGCCTGAGCGAGGATAAGAAGCATATCATCATGGAAGAGGGTCAGGAGATCCTTCAGGGGGATGAAGGCGATCCCTACCTTAAGTTTGTCAAGATGCTTCCTCCTGAGGACTGCCGTTACGCTCTCTATGATGCCACATATGAGACTAAAGAGACCAAGAAGGAAGACCTGGTTTTCATTTTCTG GGCCCCAGAGAATGCTCCACTAAAAAGCAAGATGATCTATGCAAGTTCTAAGGATGCCATCAAGAAGAAGTTCACAG GTATCAAGCATGAGTGGCAAGTGAATGGTCTGGATGATATCAAGGATCGAAAAACCCTTGCTGAGAAGCTTGGGGGATCATCAGTGATCTCTCTCGAGGGGAAGCCTCTAAACGATTGA
- the LOC127413091 gene encoding serine protease 23, with the protein MVPNRRLGLSHPCCISLLFLLLLPSSVSVREPRHQSHAHLPSLIPHATHPLSRSSFSAKAQLDLTTHCNESCYHKGEDTDKEHLTEQLAFETLYADGSRTLTTVDLDENDNAVDAEPHFRWPKVAPSRHKRLKRQIYGSDGRFNIRGDHFLLDYPFSTAVRISTGCTGVLVSQQHVLTAAHCVHDGKDYVKGARKLRVGFLLTPFVNNTKPGQAPVKKPLVRWVRVKRTRVPKGWIQGPQEVSMDFDYALLELRWPHRRPFMRLAVAPTSDHLAGKRIHFSGFDSDRHGELVYRFCPVEDESNDLIYQHCDARPGASGSGVYGRVWDNTLERWERKVIGIFSGHQWLEINGENRDYNVAVRFTPLKFAQICYWVHGNKVDCSQN; encoded by the coding sequence ATGGTACCTAACCGGAGATTGGGTCTGTCCCATCCTTGCTGTATTAGCCTGCTTTTCTTACTACTCCTGCCCAGCTCAGTTTCAGTGAGAGAACCTCGCCACCAGTCCCATGCCCACCTCCCTTCACTGATACCTCACGCCACTCATCCACTGTCCCGTTCCAGCTTTAGCGCCAAAGCTCAACTGGACCTCACCACTCACTGCAATGAAAGCTGCTACCACAAAGGAGAAGACACAGATAAAGAACACCTAACTGAGCAGCTAGCTTTCGAAACACTTTATGCAGATGGCTCCCGTACTTTAACCACTGTTGACTTGGATGAAAATGACAATGCTGTTGATGCTGAACCTCATTTCAGGTGGCCTAAAGTAGCACCTTCCAGACATAAGCGGCTCAAACGGCAAATTTATGGTTCTGATGGGCGCTTTAATATTCGTGGTGACCACTTCTTGCTGGACTACCCATTCTCCACAGCCGTTCGCATTTCCACTGGTTGCACTGGTGTTCTGGTGTCTCAGCAACATGTTCTTACTGCAGCCCACTGTGTACATGATGGGAAAGACTATGTTAAAGGAGCAAGAAAACTTAGGGTAGGCTTTCTACTCACTCCTTTTGTTAACAACACAAAGCCTGGTCAGGCTCCTGTAAAGAAACCTTTGGTGCGCTGGGTGAGAGTGAAACGGACCCGGGTACCTAAAGGTTGGATCCAAGGTCCCCAAGAGGTCAGCATGGATTTTGACTATGCACTTTTAGAGTTACGCTGGCCTCACAGACGCCCTTTTATGCGACTGGCTGTGGCACCCACATCAGACCATTTGGCTGGTAAACGCATCCACTTCTCTGGATTTGACAGTGACCGGCATGGGGAACTGGTGTACCGCTTCTGTCCAGTGGAAGATGAGTCCAACGATCTGATCTACCAGCACTGTGATGCCCGCCCAGGGGCGAGTGGCTCTGGGGTTTATGGACGTGTTTGGGACAATACTTTAGAGCGCTGGGAGCGCAAGGTCATTGGCATCTTCTCTGGACACCAGTGGCTGGAAATCAATGGCGAGAATCGTGACTACAACGTGGCGGTTCGATTTACTCCACTAAAGTTTGCTCAGATCTGTTACTGGGTTCATGGAAATAAGGTGGACTGCAGTCAAAACTGA